The genome window CCCGCATCATAAAGAAACTGATAATCCTGCGCCGGAATAACGCCACCGGCAATCACCATAATGTCTTCCCGGCCAATGTTTTTAAGCTCGGCGATGAGTTCCGGGATAAGTGTTTTGTGACCTGCTGCCAGACTCGATGCGCCGATTACATGGACATCATTTTCTGCTGCTTGTTTGGCGACTTCCTGAGGCGTCTGGAAGAGCGGGCCAATGTCCACGTCAAAGCCGAGGTCGGCGAAGCTCGTTGCAATCACTTTGGCCCCTCGGTCATGGCCGTCCTGGCCCATCTTTGCAACCAATATCCGTGCACGCCGGCCATCCATTTCCGCAAACTGATCAGACAATTGCAGCGCTGCCCGGAAATTTTCATCATCCGAAGCTTCTGCCTGATAAACACCCGAAACAGACCGGATGGTTGATTTATAACGTCCGAATTCCTTTTCCATCGCATCAGAAATTTCACCCAATGTAGCCCTTTTGCGCGCCGCCTCGATGGCCAGCGCCAACAAATTTACAGACATGTCCTTGCCGCCCTTTTGCTTGCAGGCTTCCGTGATAGCATTCAGCGCCAATGCAACTGCCTGCGAATCTCGTTCCTCTTTTATTTTATTCAAAGAAGCGATCTGCGACAGCCGAACTGCCTGGTTATCAATCTGTAAAATGTCAAATGTCTCCTTGCTTTCTGTTTTGAATTTATTAACCCCCACAATAATGTCCTTGCCCGAATCAATGCGGGCCTGCTTTTTTGCCGCTGCTTCTTCGATCCGCATCTTCGGCAGTCCGGTTTCTATGGCTTTGGTCATGCCGCCGAGTTTTTCTACTTCCTCAATCAGCTGCCAGGCCTTTTCTGCGAGCTCTTTTGTCAGATCCTCGACATAATAGGAGCCGCCCCATGGATCCACGGCCTTGCAAAGATCCGTTTCATGCTGAATAAAAAGCTGTGTATTGCGCGCAATGCGGGCAGAGAAGTCGGTGGGAAGCGCCATGGCTTCGTCGAGCGAGTTGGTATGCAGCGATTGCGTGTGCCCCATGACGGCGGCCATGGCCTCAATCGTTGTCCGGGTAACATTGTTATACGGATCCTGTTCGGTAAGGCTGTAACCGCTTGTTTGGCAATGTGTCCTTAATGCCAGCGATTTTTCATTTTTGGGATTAAACTGATTTACAATCTTTGACCAAAGCAGCCGTCCCGCACGCATCTTGGCGATTTCCATGAAATGATTCATCCCTATGCCCCAGAAAAATGACAGCCTGGGTGCAAAATCATCAATCGCGATGCCCGCGTTCAGCCCGGTCCTGATGTATTCCAATCCGTCTGCAAGCGTATAGGCAAGCTCAATGTGCGCGGGCGCGCCCGCTTCATGCATGTGATAACCGCTGATGCTGATGGAATTGAACTTTGGCATGAAACGGGAAGTATAGGCAAAAATATCGCCCACAATCCGCATGGAAGGCGCTGGGGGATAAATGTAGGTGTTCCGGACCATGAATTCCTTCAAAATGTCATTCTGAATGGTTCCTGACAATAACTCAGGCTTAATGCCCTGCTCTTCCGCAGCCACAATAAAAAAGGCCATAACCGGAATAACAGCCCCATTCATGGTCATGGAAACCGACATTTGATCCAGCGGAATTTGGTCAAAAAGCATTTTCATATCCTCCACCGTATCAATCGCAACACCGGCTTTGCCCACATCGCCGGTGACACGCGGATGATCCGAATCATATCCTCGATGCGTGGCCAGATCAAATGCAACAGAAAGGCCTTTCTGGCCAGCGGCAAGGTTGCGCTTATAAAATGCATTGGAATCGGAAGCAGTCGAAAAGCCGGCATATTGACGAATTGTCCACGGTCGTTCCAGATACATGCTCGCATAAGGCCCACGTACGAACGGTGGAATTCCGGCTTCGAATGCTAAATGTTCGGCGTCTTCGAGATCATTTTGGTTATAAATGCTTTTTAATCTGATTCCTTCTGAGGTAAACACAGATTTGCCAGCCCGTTCCTCTGGCTGAGCGGATTCGTTATGATGGGTCGTCTGAATGTTCCTGAAATCCGGTTTCATGGCTTTGATGCGGTTAACACGGATGCTTCGGAACCTCCCGATTCTTCCATTTCCAAAAACAACTCCCAAGCCCTGGCGGCCATATCCAGGGACATTTTTTCGAGCATGTATGAGCCCGCCGCCGGATCCGCAACATACGTCAATGCACTTTCGTGGGCAAGAATGGAGGATACATTGCGCGCGATCCGTGCTGAAAAGTCACTTTGCTTGTTGGCTGATTCATCGTATGGCCTCACTGTCAATGCATTGCATCCACCCATTACTGCGCTCATGGCCTCGGAGGCAGAGCGGATCATGTTGGTGTAAGGCTCGGATGCGGCATCATTAAATGTTGATGTTTGCGCTTGTATAAATGGCGTGCAAAGCTCAGCAGGCAGTTGATAGGCGTTTGAAACTTTTCGTAATAAAAACCGGAATGCTCTTAATTTGGCGATTTCCGAAAGGAAGTTGGTGCCAATGGAAATGGAGAAAAGGGCGCGGTTGAAGGCCGTTAACGGTGAAATCCCTCTGTCTGTAAGCAGATCCAGGTAATTGACAGTGGCCGAAATCAGCATGGCCAGTTCCTGCACTGGTGTCGCGCCATTGTTGTGAAATAAATGACCCTCAACCATATAGGCCCGAAATTCCCGCATGTTGCGGCTTTGGTTTAGAACAGAAATAATAGCGTCAATGCTGTTACCAATTGATTTTCCCGTGCGCATCTGGTGGGCGACCGGGTCGAATGCGATGCCGCCTTTAAGATAATAACCGGCGTTTTTGGATATTTCCTTGAAAACGTCCGTAGCATTTTCCTGTGTTTGAAAATAAATAGCGGTGTCGCTTAACCGGATTCCGTGAAGCAATTTCGGGAATTCACAATGTGCTATGCTGGCATTTCCAAGGTCCAGCATAATCGCATCTGCGCCGTTTTCCAGGGCATGCTTCATGGCTGCATTGGTTGCGCGCGGTTCTGAGAATTTCACCATAGGCAAGTTTTGCCAGCCTGGTGTTTTTTTCTGACAAGCCTGCATAGACGCCATTTTTTCAGGAGCAATTTCCGATCGCGTCACATAAGGTTCCAAATGCAGATCAGCCCCGATTGTCCAATCAGATAGTGTTTTAAGCCTTCCTTTCAATTCTTTGTCAGCCCGTTGTTCCCAGGCGTTTTTATCGGAAGGGCTGAATTCTGGGAAGTTAAGGACAGCCATTTCTTGACGGATAAGGTGGAAGTGAGCGATTTTTGCTTGCAAACAAAGCTACAAATTTGAAGTTACTTTTTCAGTTGTCGGGGCAAACCGTTCCTTCGGCGGATCAGGAACATAAAGTCATGCGATTTT of Dyadobacter chenhuakuii contains these proteins:
- the scpA gene encoding methylmalonyl-CoA mutase gives rise to the protein MKPDFRNIQTTHHNESAQPEERAGKSVFTSEGIRLKSIYNQNDLEDAEHLAFEAGIPPFVRGPYASMYLERPWTIRQYAGFSTASDSNAFYKRNLAAGQKGLSVAFDLATHRGYDSDHPRVTGDVGKAGVAIDTVEDMKMLFDQIPLDQMSVSMTMNGAVIPVMAFFIVAAEEQGIKPELLSGTIQNDILKEFMVRNTYIYPPAPSMRIVGDIFAYTSRFMPKFNSISISGYHMHEAGAPAHIELAYTLADGLEYIRTGLNAGIAIDDFAPRLSFFWGIGMNHFMEIAKMRAGRLLWSKIVNQFNPKNEKSLALRTHCQTSGYSLTEQDPYNNVTRTTIEAMAAVMGHTQSLHTNSLDEAMALPTDFSARIARNTQLFIQHETDLCKAVDPWGGSYYVEDLTKELAEKAWQLIEEVEKLGGMTKAIETGLPKMRIEEAAAKKQARIDSGKDIIVGVNKFKTESKETFDILQIDNQAVRLSQIASLNKIKEERDSQAVALALNAITEACKQKGGKDMSVNLLALAIEAARKRATLGEISDAMEKEFGRYKSTIRSVSGVYQAEASDDENFRAALQLSDQFAEMDGRRARILVAKMGQDGHDRGAKVIATSFADLGFDVDIGPLFQTPQEVAKQAAENDVHVIGASSLAAGHKTLIPELIAELKNIGREDIMVIAGGVIPAQDYQFLYDAGVKGIFGPGTIISIAAQKILKELMQS
- a CDS encoding methylmalonyl-CoA mutase family protein; amino-acid sequence: MAVLNFPEFSPSDKNAWEQRADKELKGRLKTLSDWTIGADLHLEPYVTRSEIAPEKMASMQACQKKTPGWQNLPMVKFSEPRATNAAMKHALENGADAIMLDLGNASIAHCEFPKLLHGIRLSDTAIYFQTQENATDVFKEISKNAGYYLKGGIAFDPVAHQMRTGKSIGNSIDAIISVLNQSRNMREFRAYMVEGHLFHNNGATPVQELAMLISATVNYLDLLTDRGISPLTAFNRALFSISIGTNFLSEIAKLRAFRFLLRKVSNAYQLPAELCTPFIQAQTSTFNDAASEPYTNMIRSASEAMSAVMGGCNALTVRPYDESANKQSDFSARIARNVSSILAHESALTYVADPAAGSYMLEKMSLDMAARAWELFLEMEESGGSEASVLTASKP